One Actinoplanes missouriensis 431 DNA segment encodes these proteins:
- a CDS encoding S1 family peptidase, producing MRNTRARGRAALLTAALLGASLVPAGAAQAVGGGAPATDAGLAFSVKITFGDLVRSCTGTLVNRWWVLTAASCFDDGSGVAAGEPKRATTATIGRLDLTGTGGQVRTVRAIVPHPDRDLALARLTDEVTGITPVTISPTAPATGETLVAAGYGRTADTWYPTKLHTGDFTVTATGAGTLDITAADKATICRGDAGGPLLRRTGSTYQLVGVHYRSYQGGCLGETATRRDAAETRVDDLASWITTTAKLPNSLQVGVTDTRVAVRQGDYGTRVKDGGLSASWTNLLADAKDIVVVGDRIGVLTHSGAAYVKDGATSVPFVKVFDGVKKLVLSPNRVGVLTAAGGLAKVKEGGLSTSWVDEYTGVHDLAITDTRIAITAGLNRVMMIKEGGLSADWHEPLIQVGTGLEGVTLSGNRVGRYGLNRSARVYEGPIDWSGRTYDLVSSGAKELVLKDDRVGLLTTDGVAKVKEGALGNEFVTQYTGVRDLDVSGSRVGVVTIDGSAIAKHGGLSALWTPVW from the coding sequence ATGAGGAACACAAGGGCCCGGGGGCGGGCCGCACTGCTCACCGCGGCACTGCTGGGAGCGAGTCTCGTTCCAGCAGGCGCCGCACAGGCCGTCGGTGGTGGAGCACCGGCCACGGACGCAGGGCTCGCATTCAGCGTCAAGATCACCTTCGGTGACCTGGTGCGCTCATGTACGGGCACACTCGTCAACCGCTGGTGGGTGCTCACCGCCGCATCGTGCTTCGACGACGGCAGCGGGGTGGCCGCCGGAGAACCGAAGCGGGCGACCACGGCGACGATCGGCCGGCTCGACCTGACCGGCACCGGGGGACAGGTCCGCACGGTGCGGGCCATCGTCCCGCATCCAGACCGGGATCTGGCCCTGGCCCGGCTGACCGACGAGGTCACCGGCATCACCCCGGTGACCATCTCCCCCACCGCACCGGCCACCGGGGAGACACTCGTCGCCGCCGGCTACGGCCGGACCGCCGACACCTGGTACCCGACCAAGCTGCACACCGGCGACTTCACGGTTACCGCTACCGGCGCCGGCACCCTCGACATCACCGCCGCCGACAAGGCGACGATCTGCAGGGGCGACGCGGGCGGGCCGCTGCTGCGCCGCACCGGCAGCACCTACCAGCTGGTCGGCGTGCACTACCGCTCGTACCAGGGCGGCTGCCTCGGTGAGACCGCCACCCGCCGCGACGCGGCGGAGACCCGCGTCGACGACCTGGCGTCCTGGATCACCACGACCGCGAAACTGCCGAACTCGCTGCAGGTCGGCGTCACCGACACCCGCGTCGCGGTACGCCAGGGCGACTACGGCACCCGGGTCAAGGACGGCGGGCTCAGCGCCAGCTGGACGAACCTGCTCGCCGACGCCAAGGACATCGTCGTGGTCGGCGACCGCATCGGTGTGCTAACCCACAGCGGTGCTGCGTACGTCAAGGACGGCGCCACCAGCGTGCCCTTCGTCAAGGTCTTCGACGGTGTGAAGAAGCTCGTGCTCTCCCCGAACCGGGTCGGCGTCCTGACCGCCGCCGGCGGCCTCGCCAAGGTCAAAGAGGGCGGCCTGAGCACCAGCTGGGTCGACGAGTACACCGGCGTGCACGATCTGGCGATCACTGACACCCGCATCGCCATCACCGCGGGCCTCAACCGCGTGATGATGATTAAGGAAGGTGGCCTCAGCGCCGACTGGCATGAGCCACTGATCCAGGTCGGGACCGGTCTGGAAGGCGTCACGCTTTCCGGTAACCGCGTCGGCAGGTATGGCTTGAACAGGTCCGCCCGGGTGTACGAGGGCCCGATCGACTGGAGCGGACGTACCTACGACCTGGTGTCCTCCGGCGCCAAAGAACTGGTCCTCAAGGACGACCGGGTCGGTCTGCTCACCACCGACGGCGTCGCCAAGGTCAAGGAAGGCGCGCTGGGCAACGAATTCGTCACCCAGTACACCGGCGTACGCGACCTCGACGTCAGCGGCAGCCGCGTCGGCGTCGTGACCATCGACGGTTCGGCGATTGCCAAACACGGCGGCCTCAGCGCCCTGTGGACCCCCGTCTGGTGA